The Candidatus Cloacimonadota bacterium genome segment TAATTCTGTCTCAGATTTTCTAAAAAAAGAGGTAAATACTTCAAAATTATTTTTGATCTTAATTGAAAAATGTTTTGCTATAATGGCTAATAAAATTATTAATAATATAAAAGACAATCCAATTTTAAACAAAGTTACTTTAACATTTTGTTTAAATAAAATTTTTTCTGGGGCTATTACTTTATCTATTTCATCAATATAAACTCCAGCACCAATCATCCATTCCATTTCCGGAACTGACATTGTAAAAGATAATTTCGGATATAGTTTTTCACCTTGCAATTTTCTCCAATGATATTCGATAAAGCCCCCGTTTGGATTTTGGGCAGCCTTTCTTTGGGCTTGAATTATCTTTACTCCATTTGGATCGGTGAGATTCCATAAATTTGCTGAACCGATTGTTATCTTCCCATTTGAGAATAGAGGATCTCCGGAAAAAGTGCTGCCAAAAAAATAGCCCTCTTCTCCAAAACGAAGAGAAACAATATCAGATATTATAATGTTCTTAAATTGTTCTTTGTCTGAAATATTTCCGTATTGTTCCATTTTTTTCTGTAGATTTTGAATGCAGAAAACGATTTTTTCTACTTCATATTTCAACTTGTTCTTCTGATTATTTATATAATTTGCACGTATTTTTTTTGACTCATCATGAAAATTCTTATAAATACTTGATATCGTAAAATAACTTCCAATAATTATGGGGATAATGGCTATAATTATCATATTGAAAAATAATGTTCGTGAAATTGTTTTTGTTGTTTTCATATTTTTTTCCTTTATTTAAGCAGACTGGACTTCAGCAACGATTTTTTGATAAAAAACATTCGCCTTTTCTCCGTTTATTTTTTTCATCGCTATTATTGTGGGGCAAAATTTGTATCAGCATCTTTGCACTTTTGGGTTTTGCCAAGAATTTGGATTAATCCATTTATTTG includes the following:
- a CDS encoding cache domain-containing protein, translated to MKYEVEKIVFCIQNLQKKMEQYGNISDKEQFKNIIISDIVSLRFGEEGYFFGSTFSGDPLFSNGKITIGSANLWNLTDPNGVKIIQAQRKAAQNPNGGFIEYHWRKLQGEKLYPKLSFTMSVPEMEWMIGAGVYIDEIDKVIAPEKILFKQNVKVTLFKIGLSFILLIILLAIIAKHFSIKIKNNFEVFTSFFRKSETELSPINLDDFRFSELKNIAHSANRMVTERKQADEALQRKAFQMDSFINNIPDIAWLKDTNSNFIMVN